A window from Telopea speciosissima isolate NSW1024214 ecotype Mountain lineage chromosome 8, Tspe_v1, whole genome shotgun sequence encodes these proteins:
- the LOC122671915 gene encoding germin-like protein subfamily 1 member 1, producing MVRSKHLLLQTLILAVLLGIITSDPEPLQDFCVADTVNPHSMFLNGAPCINPSQAISCHFMTSILAKPGNTSANRFGFNVTLTNIQNLPGINTQGLTMARVDIAVNGYIPPHSHPRASEVTILLKGNILVGFIDTSNKLFTQQLRPGDSFVFPKGLTHFLYNIDMSSPAVAVAGLNSQNPGAQLVSLATFASKPRIPDEVLKNAFQIGGQDVERIRRNLGG from the coding sequence ATGGTGAGGAGCAAACATTTGCTGCTTCAAACCCTTATTTTAGCAGTTCTATTAGGTATCATCACATCAGACCCCGAACCGTTACAAGACTTTTGTGTCGCCGATACGGTGAACCCTCACTCAATGTTCCTCAATGGTGCACCCTGTATTAACCCATCACAAGCAATTTCATGTCATTTCATGACATCAATTCTAGCCAAGCCTGGCAACACAAGTGCAAACCGATTTGGTTTCAATGTCACCCTCACCAACATTCAAAACCTACCAGGCATAAACACACAAGGACTCACAATGGCACGAGTTGACATTGCAGTGAATGGGTATATCCCTCCACACTCTCACCCTAGAGCTTCTGAGGTGACCATTCTTCTTAAGGGTAACATTCTTGTGGGCTTCATTGATACCTCTAACAAGCTCTTTACCCAGCAGTTAAGACCAGGAGACTCGTTTGTATTCCCAAAAGGTCTTACCCATTTTCTCTACAATATCGATATGTCTTCGCCAGCGGTTGCGGTGGCGGGCCTTAATAGTCAAAATCCAGGTGCGCAGCTTGTATCATTAGCTACATTCGCATCGAAGCCTCGAATTCCAGATGAAGTTttgaagaatgcattccaaatTGGAGGCCAAGATGTTGAAAGGATACGAAGGAACCTTGGTGGAtga